The following coding sequences lie in one Yoonia sp. R2331 genomic window:
- the glf gene encoding UDP-galactopyranose mutase encodes MAKRIMMVGAGLSGAVIGRALADAGHQITVVDARDHIGGNCHTARDAETGVMVHTYGPHIFHTDDAEVWDYVNGFATFLPFKNRVKTTAKGQVFSLPVNLHTINQFYNKTMRPEEARAFIANQASDIPEPQTFEEQALAFVGPDLYDAFFKGYTQKQWGCSPTELPAAILKRLPLRFNYDDNYFFHKFQGMPEEGYTVMIERILDHPGITVELNRAFDPAEADAWDHVFWSGPLDGFFGYNLGRLGYRTLDFETFRAEGDYQGCAVMNYGDVDVPYTRITEHKHFSPWEDHENSILYKESARECGPDDIPYYPIRLVDEKAMLADYVAAAQAVENVTFVGRLGTYRYLDMDVTIRESLDCAADWLTAEAAGAPAPTFSKAPL; translated from the coding sequence ATGGCAAAACGGATCATGATGGTGGGTGCAGGCCTGTCGGGCGCAGTGATTGGCCGCGCATTGGCCGATGCGGGCCACCAGATCACGGTGGTTGATGCCCGCGACCATATCGGCGGCAATTGCCACACCGCGCGCGATGCCGAAACCGGGGTGATGGTCCATACCTATGGGCCGCATATCTTTCACACCGATGACGCCGAAGTCTGGGATTACGTGAACGGCTTTGCGACGTTTTTGCCCTTCAAAAACAGGGTCAAAACCACCGCCAAGGGGCAGGTGTTTTCGCTGCCCGTGAACCTGCACACGATCAACCAGTTCTACAACAAGACGATGCGCCCCGAAGAGGCGCGCGCCTTTATCGCCAACCAAGCCAGCGACATCCCCGAACCGCAGACGTTCGAGGAACAGGCACTCGCCTTTGTGGGCCCCGATCTTTATGACGCCTTCTTCAAGGGCTACACGCAAAAGCAATGGGGCTGCTCGCCCACCGAACTGCCGGCTGCGATTCTCAAGCGCCTGCCGCTGCGCTTCAACTACGACGACAACTACTTCTTCCACAAATTCCAGGGCATGCCCGAAGAGGGCTATACCGTGATGATCGAACGGATCCTCGATCATCCGGGCATCACCGTGGAGTTGAACCGCGCCTTTGACCCCGCCGAAGCAGACGCGTGGGACCATGTGTTCTGGTCCGGCCCGCTGGATGGCTTCTTTGGCTACAACCTTGGACGCTTAGGCTACCGGACGCTTGATTTCGAAACCTTCCGCGCGGAAGGCGATTATCAGGGCTGTGCGGTGATGAACTATGGCGACGTGGATGTGCCCTATACGCGCATTACTGAACATAAGCACTTCAGCCCGTGGGAGGATCACGAGAACTCGATCCTCTATAAGGAAAGCGCGCGCGAATGCGGGCCTGATGACATCCCCTATTACCCCATTCGCCTGGTCGATGAAAAAGCCATGCTGGCCGATTACGTCGCCGCGGCGCAAGCGGTGGAGAACGTGACCTTTGTGGGCCGCCTTGGCACCTATCGCTATCTCGATATGGATGTGACCATCCGCGAAAGCCTTGATTGCGCCGCCGACTGGCTGACGGCAGAGGCTGCAGGCGCCCCTGCCCCCACCTTTTCCAAGGCCCCGCTGTGA
- a CDS encoding glycosyltransferase, whose translation MTLAAVVVTYQRLAQLQLTVAALLTEDVDHVIVVDNASADDTPNWLATQDDPRLTVVTLDDNLGGAGGFEAGMAAARDRFDPDWVVLMDDDARPEPGALAQFRAKIPTLDPEIGCVAAAVFYPNGTLCEMNRPSNNPFWNLGLFARTLVRGSRAGFHLPDDAFAPDAPDRKIDVASFVGYFVSRDCIARAGLPEGGLFIYGDDVLYSLRLRRAGLQMMLMPSVRFVHDCGTMGQGFIYRPLWKIYYHCRNGVSIARQAAGPLIFPAALAYYTVIWWRRGNHYDADERALYRRMMWIGLRDGLLRRRGRNDAIHAMGAAPLA comes from the coding sequence GTGACACTCGCCGCTGTTGTCGTCACCTACCAGCGGCTGGCGCAGCTGCAGCTGACCGTCGCCGCCCTGCTGACCGAGGACGTGGATCATGTGATCGTGGTCGACAACGCCAGCGCCGATGACACGCCCAACTGGCTGGCCACCCAAGATGATCCGCGCCTGACGGTGGTGACGCTGGATGACAACCTTGGCGGTGCCGGCGGGTTCGAGGCCGGGATGGCCGCCGCGCGTGACCGCTTTGACCCCGATTGGGTGGTGTTGATGGATGATGACGCCCGCCCCGAACCGGGCGCGCTGGCACAATTCCGGGCAAAAATCCCCACGTTAGACCCTGAAATCGGCTGTGTAGCAGCGGCGGTGTTCTATCCAAACGGTACGCTGTGCGAGATGAACCGCCCCTCCAATAATCCGTTCTGGAACCTTGGCCTGTTCGCCCGCACATTGGTGCGTGGCAGCCGTGCGGGGTTCCATTTGCCCGATGACGCCTTTGCCCCCGATGCCCCTGATCGCAAGATCGACGTGGCCTCTTTCGTGGGCTACTTTGTCAGCCGCGACTGCATCGCGCGGGCAGGCCTGCCCGAAGGCGGGCTGTTCATCTATGGCGACGACGTTCTTTACTCGCTCAGACTGCGGCGCGCCGGGCTGCAGATGATGCTGATGCCTTCTGTGCGGTTTGTGCATGACTGCGGCACCATGGGGCAGGGGTTCATCTACCGGCCCCTGTGGAAGATCTATTACCACTGCCGCAACGGTGTCAGCATCGCACGGCAAGCGGCAGGGCCGCTGATCTTTCCCGCCGCGCTGGCCTATTACACCGTGATCTGGTGGCGCCGTGGCAATCACTATGATGCAGATGAACGCGCGCTTTACCGCCGCATGATGTGGATCGGGTTGCGCGATGGGCTTTTGCGCCGCCGTGGCCGCAATGACGCGATCCATGCGATGGGGGCGGCACCACTGGCGTGA